In the Chroococcidiopsis sp. SAG 2025 genome, one interval contains:
- a CDS encoding IS701 family transposase, protein MKDQVPAAMPQCFENWCRRFDDVFSRQKQRQEFRVYLGGLLGESQRKNLSQLVTNTVDGSYNSLRHFLNNAPWDEVKLNNRRLEVMHQCRQTTPSQGFTLIVDDSGHRKSGAATDGVGRQYIGEIGKTDNGIVLLTTYLYDGVRRLPLDVALYQHASLFEQGKADPNFQKKPDLALDLVDQCLKRGYRPGVTVIDAGYGNNTPFLKQLESRNLTYVAAIAKNRQVTAQTSGDESARKQGLEAIAQTLAVEQFTPVQLNLEQPRTVWVALLPVHVPKLEGTRWLAIQLNASSFEQATEVDYFLTNASDNQVSAAWVAQTYSARNWVEVFYREAKGWLGLSEYQVRDALSMKRHWVLVFIAYTFILWHQLTGGFRRRWATKPLQTFAEALEAFRTAVEFRLVRWLNEHVDVFASHRAKFGYIWA, encoded by the coding sequence GTGAAAGATCAAGTACCAGCAGCGATGCCGCAGTGCTTTGAGAACTGGTGTCGTCGGTTTGATGATGTATTTTCGCGTCAGAAGCAGCGGCAGGAATTTCGTGTTTATCTAGGGGGACTGCTGGGTGAGAGTCAGCGCAAAAACCTGAGCCAACTGGTCACAAATACAGTAGATGGCTCCTACAACAGCCTCAGACATTTTCTCAACAATGCCCCTTGGGATGAAGTCAAGCTAAATAATCGGCGGTTGGAGGTGATGCACCAGTGTCGCCAGACGACCCCGAGTCAAGGTTTCACATTGATTGTAGATGATTCGGGACATCGCAAAAGTGGTGCGGCTACTGATGGGGTAGGACGGCAGTACATTGGGGAGATTGGCAAGACTGACAATGGTATTGTGCTGCTGACTACCTACTTGTATGATGGAGTGCGACGTCTGCCGTTAGATGTTGCACTCTATCAACACGCAAGTTTATTCGAGCAAGGCAAGGCAGACCCCAACTTCCAGAAAAAACCTGACCTGGCTCTAGACTTGGTTGACCAATGCTTGAAGCGCGGTTATCGACCGGGTGTGACTGTAATTGATGCAGGCTACGGTAATAACACGCCTTTTCTCAAGCAGTTGGAGTCGAGAAACCTAACTTACGTGGCAGCAATCGCCAAAAACCGCCAAGTTACTGCTCAAACATCAGGTGATGAGTCTGCTCGTAAGCAGGGATTAGAAGCTATTGCTCAAACCTTGGCAGTGGAGCAGTTCACACCTGTGCAACTCAATCTGGAGCAGCCCCGGACAGTTTGGGTGGCGCTGTTACCAGTTCACGTTCCGAAGCTCGAAGGCACTCGCTGGCTGGCGATTCAACTCAATGCCTCTAGTTTCGAGCAAGCGACGGAGGTGGATTACTTTCTCACCAATGCCTCTGACAACCAAGTCAGTGCGGCTTGGGTAGCTCAAACATATTCTGCTCGCAACTGGGTGGAGGTCTTCTATCGAGAAGCCAAGGGCTGGTTGGGTTTGAGTGAGTATCAAGTTCGGGATGCTCTGAGTATGAAGCGTCATTGGGTTTTAGTGTTCATCGCTTACACCTTCATCCTTTGGCATCAGTTGACCGGCGGATTCCGCAGACGTTGGGCAACCAAACCCTTACAAACCTTTGCCGAAGCATTGGAGGCATTCCGCACCGCAGTCGAGTTTCGTTTGGTCCGCTGGCTTAATGAGCATGTTGATGTATTTGCCTCTCACAGAGCTAAGTTCGGCTATATTTGGGCTTAG
- a CDS encoding chemotaxis protein CheB, with amino-acid sequence MPKFPVKVLLVEDSPVVLAILKKLLAATSEIEVIGTASNGQEALEKILDLQPTVICTDLHMRKMDGLEFTKQVMAKHPLPILVISSSVQESDTNTIFQLLQAGAIDVFPKPAMGTPSEYDRIKQELITKIKVLSGVSVFTKPLKQPVASTAAQPLIQGRISGSHGLKSSIRMVAVGASTGGPQALQKLFSQLPSHFPAPIICTQHISEGFLHGLVSWLATECQVKVKIAQDGEIPSPGTVYFAPEKCHLEFSSLVGLCKKDGAN; translated from the coding sequence ATGCCAAAATTCCCAGTAAAAGTTTTATTAGTTGAAGATTCACCTGTTGTCTTGGCAATTCTGAAAAAGCTGTTAGCTGCTACATCAGAAATAGAAGTTATTGGCACGGCTAGCAACGGTCAAGAAGCTTTGGAAAAAATTCTCGATCTGCAACCTACCGTCATTTGTACAGACCTACACATGAGAAAAATGGATGGTCTGGAGTTTACCAAACAGGTGATGGCAAAACACCCTTTACCAATTCTAGTTATCAGCAGTTCGGTACAGGAGAGCGACACCAATACGATTTTTCAGTTGTTACAAGCTGGAGCGATCGATGTCTTTCCCAAACCTGCAATGGGAACACCTTCAGAGTACGATCGCATCAAGCAAGAGTTAATTACCAAAATCAAAGTGCTTTCTGGTGTCAGCGTCTTCACGAAACCATTAAAGCAACCCGTAGCCTCAACCGCAGCTCAACCTCTAATTCAAGGCAGAATATCAGGCTCGCACGGATTGAAATCTTCAATTCGGATGGTGGCTGTTGGTGCTTCTACAGGTGGTCCCCAAGCATTACAAAAGCTTTTTAGCCAACTACCAAGTCATTTTCCAGCCCCCATTATTTGTACTCAGCATATTAGTGAAGGGTTTTTACATGGATTGGTGAGTTGGTTGGCAACTGAGTGTCAAGTCAAAGTTAAGATTGCTCAAGATGGGGAAATTCCATCACCGGGAACGGTTTATTTTGCACCAGAAAAGTGTCATTTAGAATTTAGTTCTCTAGTGGGACTTTGTAAGAAAGATGGAGCAAATTGA